CGCCCGGCGTCGAAGGAGTGACATGGAGTACCTCCGGGCGGCCGCCGCGGCGCTGCTCGCCGTGGTGTTCGCCGCCTCGTCGGTGGCGAAGCTGCGCGACTTCCGCGGGTTCGCGCGGTCGGTGCCCGTGCTGGTGCCGATGCCGGCGAGGTGGGTCCCGCCGGTGTCGGTGGCCGTCGTGGCCGCCGAAGGGAGCATCGCGGCCCTCGCGGTCGTGCCCGCCACGGCGACGGCGGCGTTCGTCCTCGCTGTCGGCTTGCTGCTGGCTTTCACCGCCGCCATCGCCGCTTCGCTGCGCCGCGGCCGGCCCGCGCC
The window above is part of the Amycolatopsis camponoti genome. Proteins encoded here:
- a CDS encoding MauE/DoxX family redox-associated membrane protein yields the protein MEYLRAAAAALLAVVFAASSVAKLRDFRGFARSVPVLVPMPARWVPPVSVAVVAAEGSIAALAVVPATATAAFVLAVGLLLAFTAAIAASLRRGRPAPCRCFGAADTPVGPRHLARNTALAILAVLGALAPEHLPPVAGAAVALAAGVVAAVLVIAMDDIAVVFARSS